The following is a genomic window from Desulfatibacillum aliphaticivorans DSM 15576.
GCGAAGGTGTCGTCCCCTGTGTTAATCACAAAGGAGCGATCTATTTTCAGGCAATCTATGGGCAGGTCGTGAAGATAGCTCATGGAGGAGTAGCCTGTGCCAAAATCGTCGATGGCGGTTGTGGCGCCCAGGGATTTGACGCCGCTTAACATGTTGGCGATGGATTTGACATCCTTTACCAATATGCTTTCCGTCAATTCGATTTCCAGGTGGTGGGACTCCATGCCGCTTTTGTTGAGCGCACTGACTAGAACGTCCAGAAACCCCTCGTCTGCAAACTGCACAGACGAAACATTGACGGACACCTTGAAAGACCCGTATCCGGCTTTGGCCCATCGTGCGTTCTGGGCGCAGGCCTCGTGGACCACCCATTCGCCTATGGGGATGATCAATCCGGTTTCCTCGGCCAGGGGAATAAATTTTAACGGAGGAATGCGGCCCAATTCCGGGTGATTCCAGCGAATCAAAGCCTCAAACCCGATCAGCCTTTTGGTCGCCAGTTCGTACTGGGGTTGGTAGAAAAGCTCAAATTCCTTATTTTCTATGGCCTTTCTCAGGTCATTTTCAATCTCCAAGCGCTCCAGGACAGCCATCTTCATTTGAGGCTCGAACTCCGCCAGACGATTGCCGCCCCGGATTTTGGCATAATACATGGCCGTGTCTGCATGGCGGATGAGTTTGCCCGCGTCCTGGGCGTCTTCCGGAAAAAAACTGATTCCAATACTGGCGTTAAGATACAACTCGTGGTCTTGAATCCGATAGGGCTCCCGGAATATCTGCAGAATGCGCCGCCCCATGCCGAGGGCGTCTTCCTTGGAGTCCAGGCGGCTTGCCGCCAAAACAAACTCATCCCCTCCCATGCGGGCCAGAATGTCCGAATCCCGGACTATCCGAAGCAAACGGCTGACCACCTCCTTCAATAATTGATCGCCCACCACATGCCCCAGGGAGTCGTTGACCTGCTTGAATCGATCCAAATCAATATACAAAAGAGCCAGCATTTCTTCGTAGCGTTTGGCGGCGTTCAGGCTTCTTTCCAGCCATTCCCGCAAAGCGCCCCGATTGGCCAATCCGGTCAGGTCGTCATGGCGGGCCTGGTACACCAGGGTTTCGGTCAATTGCACTTTTTCAATGGCAACGGACGCCAAATCAGTGACCGCCTTAAGCAAAGCCAGGTCTTCTTCCGCAGGGTCAACGGATTCCTTGTAATAGAGGGAAATGACGCCAAGCAACTGCCCTTTGCCGGACAATATGGGGGCGGCATAACAGGCATGTAATCCGTGTTCTTGCGCCAAACTCTGGAAATTATCCCAAAGCGGATTGGAACTGGCGTCGTTAACCAGGATGGTCTCCCCCAAGTATGCGGCGGCGGCCAGGCCGGATTCCGGGCAGATTCTCTGCCTGCCCACGGCCCTGATGAAGCCGGCGGGAAGCCGTGAGTACACCGCGGAAACCAGTTTGCCGTCCTTGGCCAGACTGATCATGGTGGAGGCCTGGGGCCTTTGCCTTTCCACCACTCTGACAACCTCGTTCAGCACGTCCATAATAGGCAGATTTTTGATGATCATGGTCAGGACGCTGTTCTTATCCATCTCAAAAAACTCGTTCAACCTTTGGTCCGTGACGTCCAGGGCCGTGCCAAGGATGGTTTTGACCCCGGTGATATTGTTCCGGACAATGGAAACCTGCTGTTGAATAAAACGGACGCTCCCGTCAAAACGCATGATGCGGTGCACCAGTCTGAATGGAAAATGCCGCGTGACCGCCTGATTGAGCAGATTGGAAAATTCTTCGCGATCCTCAGGATGAAACACGTCCAGAAAATGGTCCCGGGACACCCTTTCGTCGCCGTAGCGTATGCCGAACACCTGATGGGAGTTCTTGGATAAAATAAAGGTTTTGCTCTCAGGAACATATTCCCAGGTTCCCATGTGGGCGGCCTTTTGAGCGTGATAAATTTTTTCTTCGCTGTCCCTCAGCTTTGCCAAGAGTTGGTTGGTATCCAAGGCGTAGCGCAGACGATTTTGCATGACTTGCCAGTTGATGGGAAAAGTCTCAACATCGGAGAACCCCGCGTCGTAGCCCACCTTGATCTTAAACGTTTCATGGGGGTCTGCAACCAGGATGGCAGGCAGCTTTTCTTTGGAATAGTCCTCCCGCAATGATTTGCAAAAGGCGCTTGAACTCGTGTTATTGAGAGCGGTCCGCACCAGGCAGATGCCTGGCTCTCCTTTTTTTATGAAAGCCAGCGCCTCTTCCGGGTCCGTAAAGCCGTGAATCCGGAACAAAGACTCGGGCAGGTATTTTCTGGCCTCCTCTGCAAGGGATTCGTCTTTATCCAAAACAACAAGTATAATCTTTTTAGGGGCGTTCATTGCGTCCACCTTGGAAACAGATGCACCGGCAAAACCGGACGCTTTGTTAAACAAAAGTCATATTTTTTCCAAGGCCGATATGTAGCGAGATGCGTAAAAGAAAAAGCACATGGATTGGACTTAAAAATCTAAGAAAATCCTTCGTTTTCACTCAGAAAAAATGCTGGACCGACTCAGGGCGCCAAGAGTCTTGAACAAGGAAGGCGCCTCCACCCTTAAGCCGACCAATCTTTTAAACACATCCTGGGAACCAAATTAATAATGGTTGCTATGATATACCAAGAAGATCTTTATGGCAATAATTTTATCTTTGTTAATATATTGTGTCATAACAAAAAAATAGTATTTAAGAAGACAAAAGGCGGACAAGAGGGATTAAAAAAAGCCCTGATCCGAGGTTGCGGATTCAGGGCTTTTTGGATGCCTATTTGCAATCGGCTCAGGAATAATAAGGGGAGCCGAAAAACTTGCTATGCTATTTTATTTGGAGCCTTTGAGGGAGTTGATCTCTTTTTTCAGGTCCTCAATTTCTTTTTTGTAGCGATCCACGTCGCTGGCGCCGTCGCCGAAATCAAAGTCCTCTTCTCCCTGCCATTTATCTTTCAGTTCGTCAAAGCCCAGGTAAATAGCTAAGGCGCCGCCCAGAAACAGGGTTACGGGCACCACACCGGCCAGGATGCCAAAAAACTGTTCCGACCAGATGGCCATGCCCAACAGACCCAGTACAGCCGCGACTGCTCCGCCAACTAACGTTTTCATTAAAAGTCCTCCTTGTAGTTATGTTCTTAAACGTTCCGGCACGTTAAGGAAAGCCATTCGCCGGCAAAATTCTAGTTTCAGCCGTCTTCAAATGAAGGCAGACGGATACCACGTACTACCTGCGAAAGCAAGCCTATTTTATTTTTTTCGGTCCATTAAGGAGACGACCTTTGCCTGGCCGCCCTTTTTTTCGCCCGATTTTTTACCGTCCGTAGACGAATCTTCCTTGGAGGATTCAGCCCCAGTCCCTTGAGGAATAAGCCCCCGGGGCGGCCCCACCTTTTCCAGGCGCATCTCATTGCCGCCCATGGTGAAGACCTCTCCGTTGATATATTCGTCGCGCAGAATCCAGGAAAATTCGTGGGACGGCGTCATTAATGCCATCATATGCACATGGCGCCACCCGGGTTTGCGGTCCGCCTCGATGTCTTCTATTCTTGCGTAAAAGGCGGGGTTCCCTTCGTAATGAACCAAAACCAAATCGCCTATGGATGTCGCCATGAACCTTTTCCTTATTCCATTCCTAATATACTCCTGACAAATAATAAATACGGACCTCAATGTCAAGAAAAGGGTCGGCTTTTACTCAAAAATCGGTCTTCTCTTTATCCTTTTGCCGGCTTATGGTATGTGAGGACATAATGCGTTGTAATGATTGTTAGTATTTACCCATATATACAGGTGCGGCATGAAACAAAC
Proteins encoded in this region:
- a CDS encoding EAL domain-containing protein; translation: MNAPKKIILVVLDKDESLAEEARKYLPESLFRIHGFTDPEEALAFIKKGEPGICLVRTALNNTSSSAFCKSLREDYSKEKLPAILVADPHETFKIKVGYDAGFSDVETFPINWQVMQNRLRYALDTNQLLAKLRDSEEKIYHAQKAAHMGTWEYVPESKTFILSKNSHQVFGIRYGDERVSRDHFLDVFHPEDREEFSNLLNQAVTRHFPFRLVHRIMRFDGSVRFIQQQVSIVRNNITGVKTILGTALDVTDQRLNEFFEMDKNSVLTMIIKNLPIMDVLNEVVRVVERQRPQASTMISLAKDGKLVSAVYSRLPAGFIRAVGRQRICPESGLAAAAYLGETILVNDASSNPLWDNFQSLAQEHGLHACYAAPILSGKGQLLGVISLYYKESVDPAEEDLALLKAVTDLASVAIEKVQLTETLVYQARHDDLTGLANRGALREWLERSLNAAKRYEEMLALLYIDLDRFKQVNDSLGHVVGDQLLKEVVSRLLRIVRDSDILARMGGDEFVLAASRLDSKEDALGMGRRILQIFREPYRIQDHELYLNASIGISFFPEDAQDAGKLIRHADTAMYYAKIRGGNRLAEFEPQMKMAVLERLEIENDLRKAIENKEFELFYQPQYELATKRLIGFEALIRWNHPELGRIPPLKFIPLAEETGLIIPIGEWVVHEACAQNARWAKAGYGSFKVSVNVSSVQFADEGFLDVLVSALNKSGMESHHLEIELTESILVKDVKSIANMLSGVKSLGATTAIDDFGTGYSSMSYLHDLPIDCLKIDRSFVINTGDDTFASERKRNLLSKIVEMSHDLGLTVIAEGFDNKQQFDYLVKIGCDVGQGFYLGVPMSAPEIEFYCSMVY